The Ornithinibacillus sp. 4-3 region GAAAAACAAAGTCTGGCGTAAAGCTTCATCTGCGCCTTGTATTTATGGAAAAAGGCCTTTCTTATCCGGACAAAGCAGTCATGACGAACGCAATAGAACACGACCGTGGACAGTTAGAAGTATTTGTTGACGATAAAGAATGCATGTACGTTTTTGACCGTGGCTACTTGGATTACGAGCGTTTCGATCGCATGACAGATGACGGCTATTTCTTTGTATCACGTTTAAGGAAAAACGCTGTCGTTCGGGTAATTAAAACACTTGAAGTTCCATCAAACTCATCTATTTTATCAGATGAAATGGTCGTTCTCGGATCAACTCAAAACCGAACAGAACACGTTTTTCGTAAAATAAAAGTACTGGATGATAAAGGGAAAGAACTCACGTTAATTTCAAATCGGTTTGACATTAGCGCAGTTGAAATCGCCGATGTTTACAAGTCCAGATGGGCAATCGAACTCTTTTTCAAATGGATGAAACAACATCTCTCAATCAAAAAGTTCTACGGGCATAGCGAACAAGCAGTCCATAATCAAGTGTACGTAGCGATGATTGTCTATTGTTTAAACGTACTCGCGCAGCTAAGCACAAACAGCTCGCGGACTTATCTCCAAATCAGTCGTTATTTAAAAGCCGCAATTTGGAAATCTGCCCATATTTGGATTCGTAAAATCAAAGGAAAAGGTGTCCCGTAAAACTTTTTAATTTTTGTCGCACTCGTCTTTGGCTATAGTCAAAAAAATGGATGTTTACTACCTTTGTTTAGGTGCTTTCAATTTTTTCTTTAAAACCAGAAATGTAGTTCAGAACATTCTGCATTTATTTATGCGACGCTAGTGAAATAATTTAAATTTATTGAAACTGCAATTTCTTACTAATAGGAAAAGAACAATAACTATATTAATTCTTTTTGAAAAAAATGGAGCATAATTATTTTATGAAATAAGTGGCGGAAATTAATTAATCAGACTCCGCTGGCAGGTATAAATAATGGCATAAGAAGAAATTGCATTGAAAGCAAAAACAAGCTATCAGTTTATCTGATAGCTTGTTTCAATTTATCCAATCTGCAAATAATCAAAAATTATTTCATGCAAAACGGAAAATATGTATCATTTTCATTTTCTTTTCCTGTTTAGTAGAATTAAAATAGTTTGATAATTTATTTAAAAGGAATATTCATGCAATATTAGTACCTAAACAAATAGAAGGAGGAAAAGATTTGATTAATAAGAGTTAGATAGAAACATTGAATTCCTAGCTCCAAATGAAAATCTGAGAGGAGAACAGACATGAGGAATAAAATAATAGGATTACTTTTTTTAGTGATGTCCGTGTTATTAATTGTTGCGTGTAGTTCTAAATCAAATGATGATTCAAAGGCAGATGATTCTAGTGAAGGAGGGGAAACAGAAACGGGCACAGAAACGGGTGGTGAATTGAAGATTGCTGTATCAGCACAACCACCATCATTAGATGCACATATTAGTTCTTCTTCAGCTTCATTAGATATAGGACGGATGATCTTTGAGACATTGATGACATTAAATGAAGACCATCAATCAGTACCTATGTTAGCTGAGTCAATAGAGGAAAGTGAAGACGGAAAAACATATACTTTTAAATTACGTGAAGGAATCAAATTCCACAATGGAGAGGAAATGATTGCTGAAGATGTGGAAGCATCTATGAATCGTTGGTTGGAAAATTCCCCAAGAGCATTATTACTTTTAGATCATGCTAATTTCGAAGCAAAGGATAAATATGTAGTCGAATTAACATTAGAAAAACGTGTTTCAGATGTGTTAGATATAATGGCAGGACAGGGACAATTTGCAGCTATTATGCCAAAAGAGCAAATAGATACTGCAACTCCAGAAGGTGTATCAGAGATTATTGGTACTGGACCATTTAAATATGAGGACTGGAGGCAAGATCAATATGTTCATTTAGTAAAATTTGATGATTACCAATCTCGAGATGAAGAACCGAGTGGATATGCGGGACGTAAAGAAGCGTTGGTAGATGATTTATATTACTATTTTGTACCGGATTCTTCCACGCGAGTAGCTGGGCTTCAAACTGGAGAATATGATATTGCAGAGCAGATACCTCAAGATAGTTATGAACGACTTGAAGAGATGGATGGAGTTCAAACACATGTTTATTATTTTGGAACATTGAATATGTTTTATAACAAAAAAGAAGGAATCATGTCAGATCCCAAAATGAGACAAGCAGTAAATATTGCTTTAAATATGGACGAGATTATGTTAGCCAGTTATGCAAATGAA contains the following coding sequences:
- a CDS encoding ABC transporter substrate-binding protein, yielding MRNKIIGLLFLVMSVLLIVACSSKSNDDSKADDSSEGGETETGTETGGELKIAVSAQPPSLDAHISSSSASLDIGRMIFETLMTLNEDHQSVPMLAESIEESEDGKTYTFKLREGIKFHNGEEMIAEDVEASMNRWLENSPRALLLLDHANFEAKDKYVVELTLEKRVSDVLDIMAGQGQFAAIMPKEQIDTATPEGVSEIIGTGPFKYEDWRQDQYVHLVKFDDYQSRDEEPSGYAGRKEALVDDLYYYFVPDSSTRVAGLQTGEYDIAEQIPQDSYERLEEMDGVQTHVYYFGTLNMFYNKKEGIMSDPKMRQAVNIALNMDEIMLASYANENLFKVDHNYMNPDSVGWASDAGKDFYNQNDIEKAKELLAESGYNGEKVRLLTTRDYDDYYSAAVVVQEQLEQIGMNVDLEVFDLATLYDNRAEPDRWEMFFGGVGYNTSPSQLLAINPTYPGWTEDPRITELLAEMGASTSQEEAKQHWDELHEFLWAEYLPASILGHYTNIIAVSDKVENLTIFQATVPWNTRKAK
- a CDS encoding IS4 family transposase, which encodes MDKFTRKTSFEQWFSPISTELFNEMVGNFQLDYYTKKLYMAPFMKLLLFAQLHGTESLRALADAVFSDDLQKAVGFESISFSQLGRRLNEVPTSFFEAIFLNLVAKIHEKTDFQHRRKTSTPWMLIDSTTLPLNLTNHRWAEFRKTKSGVKLHLRLVFMEKGLSYPDKAVMTNAIEHDRGQLEVFVDDKECMYVFDRGYLDYERFDRMTDDGYFFVSRLRKNAVVRVIKTLEVPSNSSILSDEMVVLGSTQNRTEHVFRKIKVLDDKGKELTLISNRFDISAVEIADVYKSRWAIELFFKWMKQHLSIKKFYGHSEQAVHNQVYVAMIVYCLNVLAQLSTNSSRTYLQISRYLKAAIWKSAHIWIRKIKGKGVP